The Microbacterium amylolyticum genome includes the window CAGCGCATGCATAGCGGAATGCGCCAAGATGGGTGTCGAACCGTTCCGTGTGAAACCCGAGGTATTGCCGTGCGCCGTCGCTCTCTCGCGATCTTGTCCACCACCGCCATCGCGACTCTCGCCCTTGCGGGGTGTGGAAGTGCTGATGAGCCCGAAGCGGATCCCGGTACAACCGAGGCGCCCACGAACCTGTGCGAGGCCGCGGCGTCCGAAGGTGACGCAACCGACGCTCTCGAGATCACGGGCGAGTTCGGCGAGGCCCCAGAGGTCTCGTTCGACGCTCCGCTGGAGTTCGACGACTTCGAGCGCGTTGTCGTGACCGAGGGGTCCGGAGACGAGCTTGAGGCCGGCCAGTACTTCACCTTCGGGGCCACCATCGTCAACGCCGAAACGGGCAACGTCGAAGCGACGCAGGGATACGAAGAGGGCACGGCCCTTCCCGCTGTTGCGGATATCGCCAATGTGCTCGGCATTGGGATGGGGTGTGCAACGCCAGGGACCCGCGTTGCGTTCACGGTTCCCGGTCAGACGGCCGAGGGCGGATCGACTCCTGGTCTGATCTACGTCGTCGACTACTACGCCGTTGCGCAGACCGCCGCATGGGGCGAGACGCAGGACGTTCCGGATGGCTTCCCCGAGGTGGAGCTCGAGGAGGGCGGCGAGCCCATCGTGACGATCCCGGACGATTTCGACATCCCGGAAACAACGGAAATCGCCACACGTGAGCTCGGCGACGGGGCGACTGTCGGCCTGGGCGATGTTGTTTTCGTTCAGTACCGCGGCGTGAAGGCGTCCGACGGCGAAGAGTTCGACTCCAGCTGGTCGCGAGGCGAGCCGACGTCGTTCTCGACGGACGCTGTTATCGAAGGCTTCACCAAGGCGCTCGTTGGGCAGACGGTCGGCTCGCAGGTCATCGCGGTGATCCCCGCGGAAGAGGCATACGGCACGGAGCTAGGAACGCATGACCTCGCGGGTGAAGACCTCGTCTTCGTCATCGACATCCTCGATTCAATGAGCGCACCGGGAGCCTGATCAGCATGATGCGCAGGGTCATCGTTCTGGGCTCGGGCGGATCGATCGGCACACAGGCGCTCGACGTTATTCGTCGCAACCGTGACCGCTTTGAGCTGGTTGGCCTCGCAACGGGAACGCAGCGCGATGTGCTGGCACAACAGGCTGAAGAATTCGGCGTTGAACACACGGCGATCGGTGCGGAGGAAGCGGCGCAGCTCGTCGCGGACGTCGACGCCGATGTCGTTCTCAACGGCATCACCGGTTCTGTGGGTCTCGGCCCGACGCTCGCGGCGCTGAAGGCCGGACGAACGCTCGCGCTCGCCAACAAGGAGTCGCTCATCGTCGGCGGCGATCTCGTGAAGCGCCTGGCGGCGCCGGGGCAGATCGTTCCGGTGGATTCCGAACACTCGGCGATCGCGCAGGCGCTCCGGGCGGGAACGGCGAGCGAGGTTCGCCGGCTGGTTGTCACGGCCTCTGGTGGCCCCTTCCGCGGAATGACGCGCACACAACTCGCGGACGTCACGCCGGAACAGGCGCTTGCGCACCCCAATTTCGCGATGGGGCGGGTGATCACCACCAACTCGGCCAGTCTCGTCAACAAGGGCCTCGAGGTCATCGAAGCGCACCTGTTGTTCGATGTTCCGTACTCGGCGATCGACGTCGTTGTTCACCCGCAGCAGATGATCCATTCGATGGTCGAGTTCCGTGACGGATCGACGATCGCCCAGGCCGGTCCTCCGCGCATGCTCGTTCCGATCGCACTGGGCCTGTCATGGCCCGATCGGCTTGACGATGTGGACGTCCCGATCGATTGGACGTCCGCGCAGTCGTGGGATTTTCTTCCTCTCGACGACACCGCGTTCCCGTCCGTGCGCTTGGCGCGCCAGGTCGGCGAAGCGGGGCGCACGTTCCCGGCCGTCTACAACGCAGCCAATGAACAGGCTGTCGAAGCGTTCCATGAGGGGCGGATCTCGTTCGTTGACATCGTCGACACGATTTCGGCCGTTGTCGACGCACACGACGCTCCCGCTCAGCTGACGATCGCGTCACTGGCGGACGCAGAGGCATGGGCGCGCCGGACGGCGGATCAGCGTATCCACGGCACCCGCTGACAGAATCGCTTTCGTGACAGACACGATCGATCTCACAGCGCTTCCGCGTATTCGTCGCTCGGCGCCGACCATGATTCGCCCCGTTCAGCCGAGCGGGCGCCCGTTGGGCGACCTTGCCGCCCATCTGGGGGCTGAGCTGCGCGGAGATGCGGACACCCTGATCTCCGGTGTCACGCTGTCATCGAGCGACCTCGTCGCCGGTGAGCTTTTCGTCGGGCTGCGCGGCGTTAACCGACACGGCGCTGAGTTCGCGCGCGCAGCGGTCGAGGCCGGTGCGGCGGCTGTTCTGACCGACACTGAGGGTGCGGACGTTGCCGCAGGTGCGGGAGTCCCGATCGTTGTCGTCGAGGATCCGCGGCGCCGGCTCGGCGAGCTCGCAGCCTGGGTGCATGCAACGGGCCCTCATGATGCGAAGCCACTTCTTCTGGGCACAACGGGCACCAATGGCAAGACCAGCCTGTCGCACCTCCTCGAGGGGCTGATGACGCAGATCGGTGTTGTGGCGGGTGCTTCCACGTCTGCTGAGCGCGTTGTCGCCGGCGAACGCGTTGTGGCGGGGCTCACCAGCCCCGAGGCCACCGAGTTCCACGCCCAGCTCGCGCGCATGCGGGAGGCGGGCGTCGAAGCCGTTGCTCTCGAGATCAGCGCGCAGGCCGTGACACGTAACCGCGTCGACGGCGTGGTTTTCGACGTGATGTCGTTTACGAATCTGTCGCACGATCACCTCGATGACTACGGCGACATGGAGACGTATTACCAGGCGAAGGCGCCGCTTTTTACGCCGGAGCGGGCCAAGCGGGCGGTAGTTTCACTCGATTCGGTTCCGGGGTCGCGGATCGCGCGCGAAGCGGGGGTGCCCGTGACAACGATCGCAACACCGTCGATCGCTGCTGATCGCGAGGCAGCGAACGGCGCGGACTGGATCGTGGAGATCACGGGGGAGCAGCAGCGCGGAACCTCCTTCCGCCTCACCGGCCCCGCGGGTTCTCTCGAGACGACGGTTCCCGTGATCGGCGCGCACATGGCGTCGAACGCGGGGCTGGCAATTGTGATGCTCCTGGAAGCGGGATATGCGTGGGACCGGATTGTGTCGGCACTGCAGCGCGATGGCGGGCTGATCGCCTGGGTTCCCGGTCGGACGCAGTTGGTGTCGGGGCCCGAGGGTCCCGCCGTATACGTCGACTTCGGGCATACGCCCGATGCTTTTGAGAAGACGCTTGCGGCCGTGCGCCGCGTCACTCCAGGGCGCGTTCTGATGCTGTTCGGTGCCGATGGCGACCGTGACACGATCAAGCGCCCCGATATGAGTCGTGCCGCCGTCTTAGGCAGTGACATTCTCATCATCACGGATCATCATCCGCGTCACGAGGACGCGGCCTCGATTCGGCGTACCCTCGTCGATGCCGCCCGGGCTACGGCTCCGGATCATGAGATCCACGAGGTCTTCCCTCCGGAGAAGGCCATCGTCGCGGCTGTTTCGATGGTGGGCCCCGGCGATGCGATCTTGTGGGCTGGCCCTGGTCACCAGAACTACCGTGACATCGAGGGCACTCAGTGGGCATATTCGGCGCGCGAGTTGTCGCGCCGCGCCCTCATCGCCGCGGGATGGCCCGCGCCGGACCGCGTGTGGCCCAACCCGTACCTGGACGACTAGACACACCCTCACGGAAATCAGGCTGACTTATGACCGCTCTCGCCTTCGCTATCGGCGTCCTCGTGATGATCGTCGGCCTCGCCGTGTCGATCGCCATACACGAGATGGGCCACATTCTGCCCGCCAAGGCGTTCGGAGTGCGCGTCGGCCAGTACATGATCGGTTTCGGCCCGACCCTCTGGTCCAAGCAGATGGGCGAAACAGAGTACGGTTTCAAGGCTCTGCCGCTGGGCGGGTTCATCTCGATCGCCGGGATGTATCCGCCCAGCTCGGAGAGCGCGGCGCAGAAGTCGCGGATCTGGTCGACGCTCGTTCAGGAGGCGCGCGCGGCGAACGACGAGACGATCGAAGAAGCGGGCGATCGGACGCTGTACAAACAGGCGACGTGGAAGCGCGTTGTTGTCATGCTCGGCGGACCGTTCATGAACCTCGTGCTCGCTGTTGTGCTG containing:
- a CDS encoding Mur ligase family protein gives rise to the protein MIRPVQPSGRPLGDLAAHLGAELRGDADTLISGVTLSSSDLVAGELFVGLRGVNRHGAEFARAAVEAGAAAVLTDTEGADVAAGAGVPIVVVEDPRRRLGELAAWVHATGPHDAKPLLLGTTGTNGKTSLSHLLEGLMTQIGVVAGASTSAERVVAGERVVAGLTSPEATEFHAQLARMREAGVEAVALEISAQAVTRNRVDGVVFDVMSFTNLSHDHLDDYGDMETYYQAKAPLFTPERAKRAVVSLDSVPGSRIAREAGVPVTTIATPSIAADREAANGADWIVEITGEQQRGTSFRLTGPAGSLETTVPVIGAHMASNAGLAIVMLLEAGYAWDRIVSALQRDGGLIAWVPGRTQLVSGPEGPAVYVDFGHTPDAFEKTLAAVRRVTPGRVLMLFGADGDRDTIKRPDMSRAAVLGSDILIITDHHPRHEDAASIRRTLVDAARATAPDHEIHEVFPPEKAIVAAVSMVGPGDAILWAGPGHQNYRDIEGTQWAYSARELSRRALIAAGWPAPDRVWPNPYLDD
- the dxr gene encoding 1-deoxy-D-xylulose-5-phosphate reductoisomerase, with amino-acid sequence MRRVIVLGSGGSIGTQALDVIRRNRDRFELVGLATGTQRDVLAQQAEEFGVEHTAIGAEEAAQLVADVDADVVLNGITGSVGLGPTLAALKAGRTLALANKESLIVGGDLVKRLAAPGQIVPVDSEHSAIAQALRAGTASEVRRLVVTASGGPFRGMTRTQLADVTPEQALAHPNFAMGRVITTNSASLVNKGLEVIEAHLLFDVPYSAIDVVVHPQQMIHSMVEFRDGSTIAQAGPPRMLVPIALGLSWPDRLDDVDVPIDWTSAQSWDFLPLDDTAFPSVRLARQVGEAGRTFPAVYNAANEQAVEAFHEGRISFVDIVDTISAVVDAHDAPAQLTIASLADAEAWARRTADQRIHGTR
- a CDS encoding FKBP-type peptidyl-prolyl cis-trans isomerase; this encodes MRRRSLAILSTTAIATLALAGCGSADEPEADPGTTEAPTNLCEAAASEGDATDALEITGEFGEAPEVSFDAPLEFDDFERVVVTEGSGDELEAGQYFTFGATIVNAETGNVEATQGYEEGTALPAVADIANVLGIGMGCATPGTRVAFTVPGQTAEGGSTPGLIYVVDYYAVAQTAAWGETQDVPDGFPEVELEEGGEPIVTIPDDFDIPETTEIATRELGDGATVGLGDVVFVQYRGVKASDGEEFDSSWSRGEPTSFSTDAVIEGFTKALVGQTVGSQVIAVIPAEEAYGTELGTHDLAGEDLVFVIDILDSMSAPGA